The following coding sequences lie in one Pseudomonas syringae CC1557 genomic window:
- a CDS encoding DUF1852 domain-containing protein produces MKKEFTFAIKSLCFDENYLPSDTTRITTNFANLARGERRQENLRNTLKMIDNRFNALAQWDNPTGDRYTVELDIISAEMNIDAEGRDCAIPLIEVLKTTIVDRKNNERIKGVVGNNFSSYVRDYDFSVRLLEHNKSQPGFSTPEGFGELHGKLFKCFINSNAYKEHFEKPPVICLSVSSARIYQRTENYHPVLGFEYQQDQYSLTDEYFKKMGLKVRYFMPPGSAAPLAFYFSGDLLGDYTTLELIGTISTMDTFQKIYRPEIYNANSVAGKCYQPSLKNQDYSLTRIVYDREERNRLAAEQGKFAEEHFIKPYQAMLEQWSISCAL; encoded by the coding sequence ATGAAAAAAGAATTCACATTTGCTATCAAGAGCCTTTGTTTTGATGAGAATTATTTACCCTCAGACACAACGCGTATCACGACTAACTTTGCCAATCTGGCCAGAGGGGAGCGTCGCCAAGAGAATTTGCGCAACACGTTGAAGATGATTGACAATCGTTTCAATGCCTTGGCGCAGTGGGACAATCCTACCGGTGATCGTTATACGGTCGAGCTGGACATCATCTCCGCTGAAATGAACATTGATGCTGAAGGCCGTGACTGTGCTATCCCGTTGATTGAGGTCTTGAAAACAACGATCGTTGATCGAAAAAACAACGAACGTATCAAGGGGGTCGTAGGCAATAACTTTTCCTCTTATGTACGAGACTATGACTTCAGTGTGCGGTTATTGGAGCATAACAAGAGTCAGCCCGGGTTCAGCACGCCAGAGGGGTTTGGAGAGTTGCACGGAAAGCTGTTCAAGTGCTTTATTAATTCAAATGCCTATAAAGAGCATTTCGAAAAGCCACCTGTTATCTGCCTGAGCGTCTCGAGCGCCAGGATTTACCAGCGGACCGAGAATTATCACCCTGTCCTGGGGTTTGAGTACCAGCAGGATCAATACTCCCTGACGGATGAGTATTTCAAGAAAATGGGCTTGAAGGTTCGCTATTTCATGCCGCCTGGCAGCGCTGCGCCTTTGGCTTTTTATTTCTCGGGCGATTTGCTGGGTGATTACACCACCCTAGAGCTGATAGGCACTATTAGCACAATGGATACCTTCCAGAAAATTTATCGGCCTGAGATCTATAACGCGAACTCAGTGGCGGGGAAATGCTATCAGCCGAGCTTGAAAAACCAGGACTACTCATTGACTCGAATTGTGTATGACCGCGAGGAGCGTAATCGACTGGCAGCTGAGCAAGGAAAGTTTGCCGAAGAACACTTTATCAAGCCCTACCAGGCCATGCTTGAACAGTGGTCCATTAGTTGCGCTCTTTGA
- a CDS encoding ROK family transcriptional regulator: MPLDLQTQPHPLLSLNERKLLDILRRRGAITRATVSAEMDLAQQSVHRLIEELISRGLLRSGERVKNGRGQPSPRIELVNEAVYAIGVSINTDSAVVCVADLGCNVLEQVTLRTPPLSRNSTLDALEKTIERMLQRNGIEADRVIGIGFAIAGFFLQNRQINAPEPLRDWSLIDLQPVLEARFGMPVWLENNATTAAIGESLVGVGAWASNFIYLSFNFGFGAGVVINGKPYFGSHGNAGEITLYSDQESINRPALRYLLEELHQNGVHVDSIEDLSSRFDPDWPGVDAWLKRIQPTLDRLVNALAGLFDPQAVVFGGQLPPELGRRLIAATTFWGTHRYNAPPPRPQLLLSETNGDAAAIGAALVPLKERFFV, from the coding sequence ATGCCTCTCGACCTCCAAACGCAGCCGCATCCGCTCTTGAGCCTCAATGAACGCAAATTGCTGGACATCCTCCGGCGGCGCGGCGCGATTACGCGCGCCACGGTGTCTGCCGAAATGGATCTGGCGCAGCAGTCGGTTCACCGGCTGATCGAAGAACTGATCAGTCGCGGGCTGTTGCGCAGCGGCGAGCGCGTGAAGAATGGCCGTGGTCAGCCCAGCCCGCGTATCGAACTGGTCAATGAGGCGGTGTATGCCATTGGCGTTTCGATCAACACTGACTCGGCCGTGGTCTGTGTCGCCGACCTGGGTTGCAATGTGCTGGAGCAGGTCACCTTGCGCACGCCGCCGCTGAGCCGCAATAGCACGCTGGATGCGCTGGAGAAAACCATCGAACGGATGCTTCAGCGCAACGGCATCGAAGCGGATCGGGTCATCGGGATCGGCTTCGCCATTGCCGGATTTTTCCTTCAGAACCGCCAGATCAACGCGCCCGAACCGCTGCGCGACTGGTCATTGATAGACTTGCAGCCAGTCCTCGAAGCGCGCTTTGGCATGCCCGTCTGGCTGGAAAACAACGCCACCACGGCGGCTATCGGCGAAAGCCTGGTGGGCGTTGGGGCATGGGCCAGCAACTTCATCTACCTGTCGTTCAACTTCGGCTTCGGCGCCGGCGTGGTCATCAACGGCAAACCGTATTTCGGCAGCCACGGCAACGCGGGCGAGATCACCCTGTACAGCGATCAAGAGTCGATAAACCGCCCGGCCTTGCGCTACTTGCTGGAAGAACTGCATCAGAACGGCGTGCATGTGGATTCAATCGAAGACCTGAGCTCGCGCTTCGACCCGGACTGGCCCGGTGTAGACGCCTGGCTAAAACGCATCCAGCCAACGCTGGACCGATTGGTCAATGCACTGGCAGGGCTGTTCGACCCCCAGGCCGTGGTGTTCGGTGGGCAATTGCCCCCCGAGCTGGGAAGACGGCTGATCGCCGCGACTACTTTCTGGGGGACCCATCGCTATAACGCGCCGCCGCCACGGCCTCAGTTGTTGCTGAGTGAGACAAATGGGGATGCGGCGGCTATCGGGGCGGCGCTGGTGCCGTTGAAAGAGCGGTTTTTTGTTTGA
- a CDS encoding flavin reductase family protein, translating into MSPFGIAIKPLSFRDALGHYASGITVITSHIAGEPIGFTCQSFYSVSMSPPLVSFSVMCGSASYPKIRQAGRFAVNILSGEQVNISNQFARRGSDKWHGVKWEESPLGNPIIVGSLHWLDCEIYAEHAAGDHMIVIGEVKALNFQEAATTQPLLYFKGQYRSLADLG; encoded by the coding sequence ATGTCACCTTTTGGTATTGCTATCAAACCATTGAGCTTTCGCGATGCGCTCGGCCACTACGCATCGGGTATCACAGTGATTACATCACACATCGCTGGCGAGCCGATTGGCTTCACGTGTCAGTCGTTCTATAGCGTGTCGATGAGCCCGCCACTGGTGTCATTCAGCGTCATGTGCGGCTCTGCAAGCTATCCCAAAATTCGCCAGGCAGGTCGATTTGCGGTCAATATCCTCTCGGGTGAGCAAGTCAATATTTCCAATCAGTTCGCACGGCGAGGCTCGGACAAGTGGCACGGTGTCAAATGGGAGGAATCGCCGCTGGGTAATCCGATTATTGTCGGCAGCCTGCACTGGCTTGATTGCGAAATTTACGCAGAGCATGCCGCAGGCGATCACATGATCGTGATCGGTGAAGTAAAAGCGTTAAACTTTCAAGAAGCCGCTACTACACAACCATTGCTGTATTTCAAAGGGCAATATCGAAGCCTCGCCGACCTTGGATAA
- a CDS encoding methionine synthase, with translation MKKLLPTSTAGSLPKPSWLAQPETLWSPWKLQGEELIEGKQDALRLSLQEQQLAGIDIVSDGEQTRQHFVTTFIEHLDGVDFEKRETVRIRDRYDASVPTVMGPVARKKSVFVDDARFLRQQTTQPIKWALPGPMTMIDTLHDAHYKSREKLAWEFAKILNQEAKELEAAGVDIIQFDEPAFNVFFDEVNDWGVATLERAIEGLKCETAVHICYGYGIKANTDWKKTLGSEWRQYEEAFPKLQKSSIDIISLECHNSHVPMDLIELIRGKKVMVGAIDVASHTIETPEEVANTLRKALQFVDPDKLYPCTNCGMAPLPRRVASGKLHALSAGAEIVRRELSNKR, from the coding sequence ATGAAAAAACTGTTGCCCACATCGACTGCTGGCAGCTTGCCTAAACCCTCCTGGCTTGCACAGCCTGAGACCCTTTGGTCACCGTGGAAATTGCAAGGTGAAGAATTGATTGAAGGTAAGCAAGATGCGTTGCGTTTGTCACTGCAAGAACAACAATTGGCCGGTATCGATATTGTCAGTGACGGTGAACAAACTCGCCAGCATTTCGTGACTACCTTTATCGAACACCTCGACGGCGTTGATTTTGAAAAGCGTGAGACCGTCAGGATTCGTGACCGCTATGATGCGAGCGTGCCAACGGTCATGGGGCCTGTTGCTAGGAAAAAGTCTGTTTTTGTTGATGATGCAAGGTTTCTACGTCAGCAAACGACACAGCCTATCAAGTGGGCGCTGCCAGGCCCAATGACAATGATCGACACCCTCCACGATGCTCATTATAAAAGCCGTGAAAAACTGGCTTGGGAGTTTGCCAAAATCCTCAACCAGGAGGCCAAGGAGCTGGAGGCTGCCGGGGTCGATATTATTCAATTCGACGAGCCTGCCTTTAACGTGTTTTTTGATGAGGTGAATGACTGGGGCGTTGCCACCTTGGAGCGGGCAATAGAAGGACTCAAATGCGAAACGGCCGTGCATATTTGCTACGGTTACGGCATTAAAGCGAATACCGACTGGAAGAAGACGCTGGGTTCAGAGTGGCGACAATACGAAGAGGCGTTTCCCAAACTGCAAAAGTCCAGTATCGATATCATCTCGCTTGAATGTCATAACTCTCACGTCCCTATGGATCTGATTGAACTCATTCGGGGAAAGAAGGTGATGGTAGGCGCCATTGACGTAGCAAGCCATACCATCGAGACGCCCGAGGAAGTTGCCAATACCCTTAGAAAGGCACTCCAGTTCGTCGATCCCGACAAGCTCTATCCATGCACCAACTGCGGCATGGCACCCTTGCCACGTCGAGTCGCCAGCGGCAAGCTGCATGCGTTAAGTGCCGGTGCAGAAATCGTCCGCAGAGAGCTCTCGAACAAACGCTGA
- a CDS encoding extracellular solute-binding protein, producing the protein MPVIHKFLSVLALLPLAAHTLAAPAEFWYSHGGAAGTAIADLCKSFNAPREEGDRLHCIRQGTYEQTLQKTVAAYRAGIGPALVEIYDVATPDMLLGGATEHVETTMANHQRAYASDTFLPALRRYYADDHGALAAQPFAVSTAVLYTHRNALAAAGIHQPPATWEAFATALRALKKNGHACPVATQFAPWIWLEQTSAAQGSDVAVRIEKNDRYQFDTGTHLRLMNDLAQWTAEGLVRYEASTRSGQQALAFSTDDCAMLLDSTGAWNVMHDELESDIDVTPLPIYANTTRKANVPGGSSLWVMRGHSVRDYRLVTEFLAFLLLPENQLTFSARTGYLPVTQAAAETLQSSARKPSAVTVGLTALADIDGQPSVPLRCGFITLMRLIWSQEMENALAGRQSVDHALRQSTLRVNELLGLFQQMHQPPISTPPNEATP; encoded by the coding sequence ATGCCTGTCATCCATAAATTTCTGTCTGTGCTGGCTCTGCTGCCACTCGCCGCCCATACCCTCGCCGCGCCAGCCGAGTTCTGGTACAGCCACGGCGGCGCGGCAGGCACCGCCATCGCTGACCTGTGCAAAAGCTTCAATGCGCCGCGTGAAGAAGGTGATCGCCTGCACTGCATTCGTCAGGGAACCTACGAGCAAACGTTGCAGAAAACGGTGGCAGCCTATCGGGCAGGCATCGGTCCCGCGCTGGTGGAAATTTACGACGTCGCCACCCCGGACATGTTGCTGGGTGGAGCCACAGAGCATGTCGAGACAACGATGGCCAATCATCAGAGGGCTTATGCGAGCGACACTTTTCTGCCCGCATTACGCCGCTATTACGCGGACGACCATGGCGCGCTCGCGGCCCAGCCTTTCGCAGTATCAACAGCCGTGCTCTACACCCATCGAAACGCTCTGGCCGCAGCAGGCATCCATCAGCCGCCCGCCACGTGGGAGGCATTTGCCACGGCCTTGCGCGCGCTGAAGAAAAACGGTCATGCCTGCCCTGTCGCTACTCAGTTCGCGCCGTGGATCTGGCTGGAACAAACCAGCGCGGCGCAGGGCTCGGATGTCGCGGTGCGCATCGAAAAAAATGATCGTTACCAGTTCGACACAGGTACGCATCTGCGCCTCATGAATGACCTGGCGCAATGGACTGCCGAGGGGCTGGTTCGCTACGAGGCCTCGACCCGCAGCGGTCAGCAGGCGCTGGCGTTCTCCACAGATGATTGCGCCATGCTGCTGGACTCGACCGGGGCGTGGAATGTCATGCACGACGAGCTTGAGTCCGATATAGACGTGACCCCGCTGCCGATCTACGCCAACACAACGCGCAAGGCCAATGTGCCCGGCGGCTCCTCGCTGTGGGTGATGCGCGGGCATTCAGTGCGGGATTATCGGCTGGTCACAGAATTCCTCGCCTTCTTGCTGCTGCCGGAAAACCAGCTGACCTTCAGCGCACGTACTGGTTACCTACCAGTCACTCAGGCTGCTGCAGAGACGCTGCAATCCAGCGCCCGGAAACCGTCAGCCGTGACAGTCGGCCTGACAGCGCTCGCCGACATCGACGGCCAGCCGTCTGTCCCATTGCGCTGCGGTTTCATCACATTGATGCGCCTGATCTGGTCGCAAGAAATGGAAAACGCACTGGCAGGCCGACAAAGCGTTGATCACGCGCTGCGCCAATCAACCCTGCGTGTCAACGAGTTGCTCGGCCTGTTTCAACAGATGCATCAGCCGCCCATCAGTACCCCACCAAACGAGGCGACACCATGA